CTGATAAGCGGGAGCGTTTCGCTTTCTGACCTGGTTAAAATTATTGCGACGGTCAGCGATGCGGCGATTACCATTATGGCAACGATCGTCATGGCTATCACTTTGGAAAGCTTCGGCTTTTTTACTTGGGCCGCCGAAGGCTTGGCATCTAGAGCCAAAGGCTCCGGAATTCGACTTTTTTGGTACATTGCCTTGTTTTGTTTTCTGATGACCATGTTTTTCAACAATGATGGAAGCATCTTGATGGCTACCCCTATTCTGCTCATTTTACTGGAGAATCTGGGTCTCAAAAACCATCAAAAAATACCCTATTTGCTTACCGGGGTCTTAGTAGCAACTGCATCCAGCGCCCCGATCGGAGTCAGCAACGTTGTAAATTTAATCGCGCTGAAAATTGTGAATATCGATCTTTATAAGCACATGGAAATGATGTTTATCCCTGCAATACTTGGACTGCTTCTGCTGACAATGCTTTTATTTTTATGGTTTTACAGGGAATTGCCCCGCAAGATTCCTCCACCGCGGAAAGGATATCAAAATTCATTTTTCGATCCCAGAAATCATCCCCTGAAATCTCAACTTTCCATGACTTCGCCAGCAAAAACGAGGGACGAAACTTATTTGATGCGCAATATCTTTTTATTTGTGTTTCTAATCCGCATCGGGCTTTTTATAGCCTCATATTTGCAATTTCCTATTGCATTGGTCGCGGCGACCGGTTCGGCACTATTGCTAGCATGGAGATGGATTTATATTAAAATTCCGCCTGCGGATATGATCAAGAAAACCCCATGGAATATTCTGATTTTTGCGTTTTGCATGTATGTGATTATTTACGGTTTGCACAATATCGGCTTAACGCATTGGATTACCGTATTCTTTCAACCAATCGTATCCGGTAATTTACTTAATGCAAGCTTAATGATGGGCGGTCTTCTCAGCATCATGTCCATCTTCTTTAACAATAATCCCGCGTTAATGGTAGGAACACTTACTTTAACTAACATGATGCTTAATCCGTTAACATTAAAAATCGCTTATTTGGCAAGCGTCATCGGCAGCGACATCGGTTCGCTGCTTCTCCCTACCGGTACATTAGCTTCAATGATGTGGATTCATATTCTGAGACAATACAAATTAAAAATAAACTGGAAGGATTACATGCGCGTTACTTTTATCGTGATTCCCATAACCGTTGTGTTTACATTGGTTTGCTTATATTACTGGGTCTCTTGGTTTTTTTCCTAACTCGCAATTTAAACGATACCCCAGTCCCGGTAAAATTCAGGTCTGGGGTATAGCTTCTAAAGTTCAGACAAGGCCTTGGCGATGATTTTTCTGCGCTCATGAATGTAATTTTGGATCAGCGCAGGCTCTTCTTCAAAGACATGGAAGGGCCATTTGCGCGCATTATCCCTGTAAATATAAGGAGCAATTTCCCTATACATTTGATAAATGCCCGGTGAAATCTTTTTTACGGTAAATGTTTTCGCAAGAATTTCCTTGAGAATTTCTTTATATCTTCTGCGAACACGGGTAAAGGCCAAGAGATTTTTAGTTAAGCGGTTGTAACCCGCCACCCGGACCAAATCACTATCGACGCGTTTCCCATAGCAGTTTCTGCCCCATGTTCCCTCATAATCCCACGGAATGATACGATAATAGCGCTTTATTTTGTGTAGGTATATGGCATAGTTTTGATCGAAACCGTCATAGTTTCCTGTGAATACGACTCCGGCCAACCAATGGAGATAATTTTCAATATCCAGATTGGCAGATAAGTACTTATACAGCTGGAGATTTTTTAACGTATTCAGCTTGAGAATGAACAATTTGAATCGTTGACGATCACTATCTTTTCCCTTGACCAAATCATAGCCTTTGAATAACGAAGCTTTTCGTTCATTCGTATCGGGATTGATCAAACTGAAGTTGGCTTTGCCGTTTACGGCGTAAATAATGGATTGAACCGGAATTTTTCTTTGCCGAAAGAAATTGGAGTCTACGGCTTCGATTTCGAGGTAAACCCCTTGGCTTTGCTCATTCAAAATAAGTTGGCAATGATGCGCTTTGGGACACGGAACGCCGATCCATTCGAAAAATTGAAAGGAAAGAGCATTACGGATTAAAGAAGGATCGTCATATTCCGCATTAAGATGAATCGTTTCGTTCCCTCTCACAATCTCATAAGATCTTTTCGGATATTCCCGTGTATGCCCCCCGCGATATCGCAGTTGAATAGGCTCCCGTACGTTTCCTTTTAATAAATAAGCATTTACATATTTGGGGCTCCATATGTTTTCTTCGAGCGCCATTTGTTCATCATGTTGTATCACAATATGCCGAAACGGCAATCCCATATTTCCGCCTCCTCTTTTACACAGCCAAAGCCTATCCCAAGATAGGCTTTGCTAATACACTATGTACAAGATGATAAAAGGTCACGGCTTCCATCGGGGTTATCGGCTTGCGGTCGATAGCCGCAGACAATCCGGCATTTTGGTGAATCGGGCTTGCCGCCTTATTTGTTCTCGCATGTGGCGTATCGGTTGCCGCCTGGAAGATAATGAAAATTGAAGAGCTCCTATGCGCGTTTGAATTCTACACCGAAGCCGTTTCATGAATCGCTTCATGGATCACGATGTTCGGATGATCCACCAAAGAGATCTCCTGCAGATTTGTGGTATAGCGGATGTACGGACGCTGAAAATTCTCTTGAATTCGTGTAACAATCGCTTGCTCGCCATTGCTCAACCGGATTTTTGTTCCAGGCAGATACAACGGAATGGCTTTCATGAAGGCCTGCAAATATTGGATGGAGAACGCTTTGTCGCTCAATGTCATCAGGATCTCCAAGG
The sequence above is a segment of the Ferviditalea candida genome. Coding sequences within it:
- a CDS encoding arsenic transporter; this translates as MNVYGSNTVTLTIISFFITLMLILWRPRGLNEAIPAAGGAILVLISGSVSLSDLVKIIATVSDAAITIMATIVMAITLESFGFFTWAAEGLASRAKGSGIRLFWYIALFCFLMTMFFNNDGSILMATPILLILLENLGLKNHQKIPYLLTGVLVATASSAPIGVSNVVNLIALKIVNIDLYKHMEMMFIPAILGLLLLTMLLFLWFYRELPRKIPPPRKGYQNSFFDPRNHPLKSQLSMTSPAKTRDETYLMRNIFLFVFLIRIGLFIASYLQFPIALVAATGSALLLAWRWIYIKIPPADMIKKTPWNILIFAFCMYVIIYGLHNIGLTHWITVFFQPIVSGNLLNASLMMGGLLSIMSIFFNNNPALMVGTLTLTNMMLNPLTLKIAYLASVIGSDIGSLLLPTGTLASMMWIHILRQYKLKINWKDYMRVTFIVIPITVVFTLVCLYYWVSWFFS
- a CDS encoding CotH kinase family protein, whose product is MGLPFRHIVIQHDEQMALEENIWSPKYVNAYLLKGNVREPIQLRYRGGHTREYPKRSYEIVRGNETIHLNAEYDDPSLIRNALSFQFFEWIGVPCPKAHHCQLILNEQSQGVYLEIEAVDSNFFRQRKIPVQSIIYAVNGKANFSLINPDTNERKASLFKGYDLVKGKDSDRQRFKLFILKLNTLKNLQLYKYLSANLDIENYLHWLAGVVFTGNYDGFDQNYAIYLHKIKRYYRIIPWDYEGTWGRNCYGKRVDSDLVRVAGYNRLTKNLLAFTRVRRRYKEILKEILAKTFTVKKISPGIYQMYREIAPYIYRDNARKWPFHVFEEEPALIQNYIHERRKIIAKALSEL